A genomic region of Bernardetia sp. ABR2-2B contains the following coding sequences:
- a CDS encoding acyltransferase, protein MTEKKVVRYEYIDALRGWAILGVIATHVVALNSSVIGTKIDDIIEAFMISGLYGVQLFFVISAFTVFYSFKRTVSSDAKHAIKAFLIKRLFRIIPVYYIGILLIVITTSSYSLKAVLANMFFIHDFIPQYMNLVGGGWSIGVEVTFYLCVPIIWKYVNSLDKSLKLLFIGMFLHSFCTYFIRDLPLGESFLYRYFPSQFPIFCMGMSYYFFINGDREIKPPTLLLLATYIFVYFATQTFLQFSSHYFFCIGFVMLLYVLSQKPYIFFVNPLTIFFGKISYSLYLFHFFVLHLITEYQFYNFLSSPKFLLVSWNNILNFFVLTALSTLIAYVSYLFVEQPTIKLGHRFANRQ, encoded by the coding sequence ATGACAGAAAAAAAAGTAGTTCGTTATGAGTATATTGATGCGTTACGTGGATGGGCTATTTTGGGCGTAATTGCGACTCATGTTGTTGCATTAAACTCAAGTGTTATCGGAACAAAAATAGACGACATTATAGAAGCATTTATGATTAGTGGGCTTTATGGCGTACAATTATTTTTTGTTATCAGTGCTTTTACAGTTTTTTATTCTTTCAAAAGAACCGTAAGTAGTGATGCAAAACATGCTATTAAAGCATTTTTGATAAAACGCTTATTCAGAATTATTCCTGTCTATTATATTGGCATTCTCTTAATCGTAATTACGACTTCTTCTTACTCTTTGAAGGCTGTATTAGCGAACATGTTTTTTATTCACGATTTTATTCCTCAATATATGAACTTAGTGGGGGGAGGTTGGTCTATTGGAGTAGAAGTTACGTTTTATTTGTGCGTACCTATAATATGGAAATACGTCAATAGCTTAGATAAATCGCTAAAATTATTATTTATCGGTATGTTTTTGCATTCGTTCTGCACTTATTTTATTAGAGATTTGCCTTTAGGAGAAAGTTTTCTGTATAGGTATTTTCCAAGTCAGTTTCCAATATTTTGTATGGGTATGTCGTATTATTTTTTTATCAATGGAGACAGGGAAATAAAACCACCTACTCTGTTATTATTAGCAACTTACATTTTCGTGTATTTTGCTACCCAAACTTTCTTACAGTTTTCTAGTCATTACTTTTTCTGTATTGGTTTTGTTATGCTGCTTTATGTATTAAGTCAAAAGCCTTACATATTTTTTGTTAATCCACTAACTATTTTTTTTGGTAAGATTAGTTATAGTCTTTATTTATTTCATTTTTTCGTTCTCCATCTTATTACTGAATATCAGTTTTATAACTTTTTAAGCTCTCCAAAATTTTTATTAGTTAGTTGGAATAATATACTTAACTTTTTTGTTCTGACAGCTTTAAGCACTCTGATTGCGTATGTATCCTATTTGTTTGTCGAACAGCCTACTATCAAATTAGGACATCGTTTTGCTAATCGACAATAA
- a CDS encoding DUF6443 domain-containing protein: MKFLLTLLFSLLVFFQVSAQYINGSTTAQVGECSSYSLGDWGNACVTVTWSVSGGTISGSNINTPSVEICWTTVGTQTISVNDGCGRTESIQVQVSCAPLSITPSTTTACIGQPVTLTADGYDSYSWTGAVGSGNTATFTPTSTGTHTVYVTGTTGNCTTTNSVTIQVNPAPTVTNPITIQAGETATLCATQGDSYLWRPNGETSSCITVSPSETTNYSVDVTNSCGTTTLSTQVIVEGAPLSINADDVCFGQDIQVTATGGTPPYSFSSNATIISQNNQLGIATIRPSSAGNITISVTDNTGASVSKTVEAKPSPSFGVDVNNAVVCSGETATMTIINGNADSYFWEIDGGNAILSATTGPSIQVTPTASFVRLKITGVIGDCSFSMYRGVSISSGQVAITSAPEPVCSGGTIWLYGEGAMTYEWIANGQVIGTNASVQATFLQPTQVFLIGRDECGNTSTDDIIVSVSAALPLEVTPQTATISLGQSVTYTASSSENLTYTWFDEDETQQLGTGATLTQIPTENSTYILVASNGTCEERREVHVILTMDSETVFCAPFKEQTFEPIPTEIYVMQNPQLGKNYIRSETMLTPVKTQTEIEFLPINNDGKAVAFGFFDGLGRDEQTVQIEASPTKRNIIQHIEYDEFGRMPKGFLPHTGGNRYNPFQANAATEQMAFYQNPIAEYATTTIPYSEKIFENSPYSRVLEQAAQGEAYSLQSGHTIKASERPNNATDQVHQWYYDEATRRLKSDNFYADGELWINETEDEHGTKTWQFTDKLGRLILQRTQLKEADFVETYYVYHKRFLKKPQFIIQPEGVKNHYGQQVVQIYPIQIANWTFRYQYDGRGRVHKKWIPGQDGASTFIYDERDRMILAQTPNQISKREWTFTKYDALNRPIMSGLYFSTKTVSELQTEIEAQELKDMYEVRELDVPFGYSNGSFPIIEDTKSVLSVIYYDGYCDIFDEDAEAESFLFASNPLVLEEEQAATVRGLTTVSKTRVLDSKGEWLSSVIYYDDYHRSIQTQTQQMGGNWDIMTNLYDFSGKVLKTHQEHQSNTIPVVVKQGFEYDHTGRLLKTFHQVNNKPVVLLSSVQYNEVGQVKGKGLHGATPLQAINFKYNIRGWLTHINDLANVKKDDPTSSLFAFKISYDEAQQFNGNIGKVEWKSVTDAVERGYDFSYDNLNRLTNADYFYDQTASTYQEDYSVFNIKYDNNGNIETLSRNGLLDMQPSRDPQNPIKTYGLIDDLHYSYREGRSTNNSNRLLEVVDAAGQNSGIAGDFQDVNTGKGIDYLYDKNGNLIADGNKGISSIIYNHLNLPEEITFLNKNKIKNTYDAAGIKLKSQIIENGKPIRTTFYRNGFIYEGTGVSAGADIGIGIGGGAGETKPVMLRFFGTAEGRIVNKAETRGETDFVYEYHYKDHLGNLRVAFQAEESKVKEKFSLTMEADSAQSEEKEFENVAAARSDQKDKEGHYSAALENSKQAISKTIAVKKGDKIKASVFATHDPAIANTDPTKAIAEAKKDVLMSLGSAAAGTIITHPTQQEIDIPLNPEISPARTEIIKAPKVRFNLLDFVPVVRNLRKLNRAKKAKGLEQDTYFVPKGELVLELRDSTDSLIFEKREKLTISSAVSWEKLVSDLEIKEDGNLSVYIDNASSDKVYFDEFIIERTEGVQAVVVQENHYYPFGMNMKGIEELDLQSLGNTDEHRFQYNGKEKEESFGLYWSSYGAREYDMQLGRFHTLDPKAEIYHDWSSYLYAANNPIVLTDKNGEGPEGENDGKKAVIAVNEDGVSIHLENLPQAVDSFLTEVDNAFSGIINYLEANKTGDFEVGSGSTKSSGIATVGENGSNDVKETDKSATDPKVIKEKNLNAAKLATNLNEAGSKSGVLNSAKMASGAADIWGAGLNLTGYEEPKEEVKIDTPLANNYPKYDKDKLLKTDALGAGPLRPVQGNDTLRQQNFTYPNGETLPDTVQIEIE; this comes from the coding sequence ATGAAATTCTTACTGACTTTATTATTTTCGCTTTTAGTTTTCTTTCAAGTCTCTGCTCAATATATAAATGGTTCTACTACTGCTCAAGTTGGAGAATGTAGCTCATATTCACTTGGAGACTGGGGAAATGCTTGTGTAACAGTAACTTGGTCTGTATCAGGAGGTACGATAAGTGGAAGTAACATAAATACTCCTAGTGTAGAAATATGTTGGACAACTGTTGGCACACAAACTATTTCAGTAAACGATGGATGTGGCAGAACAGAATCTATTCAGGTTCAAGTTTCTTGCGCTCCTTTATCCATCACACCCTCCACCACAACAGCCTGTATAGGTCAGCCTGTTACGCTTACGGCTGATGGATATGATTCGTATTCTTGGACAGGAGCTGTTGGAAGTGGAAACACAGCTACTTTTACACCTACAAGCACAGGTACACATACAGTTTACGTTACTGGAACAACTGGAAACTGCACAACGACAAATTCTGTAACTATTCAAGTAAACCCTGCTCCAACAGTTACAAATCCTATAACGATTCAAGCAGGAGAAACAGCTACACTTTGTGCAACACAAGGAGATTCTTATTTATGGAGACCAAATGGGGAAACAAGCTCGTGTATTACAGTTTCTCCTTCTGAAACAACAAACTATTCTGTTGATGTAACAAATTCTTGTGGCACAACCACCCTAAGTACACAAGTAATTGTAGAAGGTGCGCCTTTATCTATCAATGCAGATGATGTTTGTTTTGGGCAAGATATTCAAGTAACAGCAACAGGTGGAACTCCTCCTTACTCATTTTCTTCTAATGCAACTATTATATCACAGAATAATCAGTTGGGAATAGCTACTATCCGTCCTTCTTCAGCAGGAAACATAACTATCTCTGTTACAGATAACACAGGGGCTTCTGTCAGCAAAACAGTAGAAGCAAAACCTAGCCCTTCTTTTGGTGTAGATGTAAACAATGCAGTGGTTTGCTCAGGAGAAACTGCTACAATGACTATCATAAATGGAAATGCAGATAGTTATTTTTGGGAAATAGATGGAGGAAATGCTATACTTTCAGCTACCACAGGACCAAGCATTCAAGTAACGCCTACGGCAAGTTTTGTTAGATTAAAAATAACAGGAGTAATTGGAGATTGTTCGTTCAGTATGTACAGAGGTGTTTCTATTTCTTCTGGACAAGTGGCTATCACTAGCGCACCCGAGCCTGTTTGTAGTGGAGGTACAATATGGTTATACGGAGAAGGCGCAATGACTTATGAATGGATAGCGAATGGACAAGTAATAGGTACGAATGCCTCTGTTCAAGCTACCTTCTTACAGCCTACTCAAGTATTTTTGATAGGAAGAGATGAATGTGGAAATACAAGTACAGATGATATAATTGTTTCCGTATCTGCTGCATTGCCTTTAGAAGTAACCCCTCAAACAGCTACTATTTCGCTCGGACAAAGCGTAACCTATACAGCTTCTTCGTCTGAAAACCTCACTTATACGTGGTTTGATGAAGATGAGACACAACAACTCGGCACAGGAGCTACGCTTACACAAATACCTACTGAAAACTCTACTTATATCTTGGTTGCTTCTAATGGAACGTGTGAAGAACGAAGAGAAGTACATGTTATTTTGACAATGGATAGCGAAACTGTTTTTTGCGCTCCTTTCAAAGAACAAACTTTTGAGCCTATCCCTACTGAAATTTATGTAATGCAAAACCCTCAATTGGGCAAAAACTACATTCGTTCGGAAACGATGCTTACGCCTGTAAAGACACAAACAGAAATAGAGTTTCTTCCTATCAACAACGACGGAAAAGCAGTTGCTTTTGGTTTCTTTGATGGATTAGGAAGAGATGAGCAAACGGTACAGATAGAAGCCTCTCCAACTAAAAGAAATATCATTCAACATATAGAATATGATGAATTTGGAAGAATGCCAAAAGGATTTTTGCCACACACAGGAGGAAATAGATATAATCCTTTCCAAGCAAATGCAGCTACTGAACAGATGGCATTTTATCAAAATCCGATAGCCGAGTATGCCACAACGACAATTCCTTATTCAGAAAAGATATTCGAAAACTCTCCGTATAGCCGTGTACTAGAACAGGCTGCACAAGGAGAAGCGTATAGTTTGCAGAGTGGACACACTATAAAAGCATCAGAACGTCCAAATAACGCAACAGACCAAGTTCATCAATGGTATTACGATGAGGCTACTAGAAGACTCAAATCAGATAATTTTTATGCTGATGGTGAGCTTTGGATAAACGAGACAGAAGACGAACACGGCACAAAAACGTGGCAGTTTACCGATAAACTAGGAAGACTTATTTTACAACGTACGCAACTAAAAGAAGCAGATTTTGTAGAAACCTATTATGTTTATCACAAACGATTCTTGAAAAAACCTCAATTTATCATTCAGCCAGAGGGAGTGAAAAATCATTATGGACAGCAAGTAGTACAGATTTATCCTATTCAAATAGCGAATTGGACATTTCGCTATCAATACGATGGCAGAGGAAGAGTTCATAAAAAATGGATACCGGGGCAAGATGGCGCATCTACTTTTATTTATGATGAGCGTGATAGAATGATTTTGGCACAAACTCCAAATCAGATAAGTAAAAGAGAATGGACATTTACCAAATATGATGCACTCAATCGCCCTATTATGTCTGGTCTCTATTTTTCTACTAAGACAGTTTCAGAACTACAAACTGAAATAGAAGCCCAAGAGCTTAAAGATATGTACGAAGTGAGAGAACTTGATGTTCCTTTTGGGTATTCGAATGGTAGCTTTCCGATTATTGAAGATACCAAAAGCGTACTTAGCGTTATTTATTACGATGGCTATTGTGATATTTTTGATGAAGATGCAGAAGCTGAATCGTTCTTATTTGCTTCAAATCCTTTAGTTTTGGAAGAAGAACAAGCTGCTACCGTTCGTGGTCTGACAACGGTAAGCAAGACAAGAGTATTGGATAGTAAAGGCGAATGGCTTTCTAGCGTTATTTATTACGATGATTATCACCGTTCTATCCAAACACAAACGCAACAAATGGGTGGCAACTGGGATATTATGACTAACCTTTACGACTTTAGTGGAAAAGTCTTGAAAACGCACCAAGAACACCAAAGCAATACAATACCAGTTGTGGTAAAACAAGGTTTTGAGTATGACCACACAGGAAGACTTTTGAAAACATTCCATCAAGTGAATAACAAACCAGTCGTTTTACTTTCTAGCGTACAATATAATGAAGTCGGACAGGTAAAAGGCAAAGGATTGCATGGAGCTACACCATTACAAGCAATTAATTTCAAGTACAATATTAGAGGGTGGCTGACTCATATCAATGACTTAGCCAATGTCAAAAAAGATGACCCAACTAGTAGTCTTTTTGCCTTCAAGATTTCGTATGACGAAGCACAACAATTTAATGGAAATATTGGTAAAGTAGAGTGGAAAAGCGTAACTGATGCTGTTGAGCGTGGTTATGATTTTAGTTATGATAACTTAAATCGTCTGACAAATGCAGATTATTTCTACGACCAAACAGCTTCTACTTATCAAGAAGACTATTCTGTTTTCAATATTAAGTATGATAACAACGGAAATATCGAAACGCTTTCTCGCAACGGACTTTTAGATATGCAGCCTTCAAGAGACCCACAAAATCCTATCAAAACCTATGGTTTGATTGACGATTTGCATTACAGCTACCGAGAGGGAAGAAGCACAAATAACAGTAATAGACTGCTAGAGGTAGTAGATGCAGCAGGTCAAAACTCTGGTATTGCTGGAGATTTTCAAGACGTAAATACTGGAAAAGGAATTGATTATTTGTATGATAAAAATGGAAATCTGATTGCTGACGGAAACAAAGGTATTTCTAGCATTATCTACAATCACTTGAATCTACCAGAAGAAATTACGTTTTTAAACAAAAATAAAATCAAAAACACCTACGATGCAGCAGGAATAAAACTAAAAAGTCAAATCATAGAAAATGGTAAGCCAATTCGCACCACATTTTATAGAAACGGTTTTATCTATGAAGGAACAGGAGTAAGCGCAGGTGCTGACATTGGAATTGGTATAGGTGGAGGAGCAGGAGAAACAAAACCTGTAATGCTACGCTTCTTTGGAACAGCAGAGGGACGCATTGTAAACAAAGCTGAAACTCGTGGAGAGACGGATTTTGTCTATGAATACCACTACAAAGACCATTTGGGCAACTTACGTGTAGCTTTCCAAGCAGAAGAAAGCAAAGTAAAAGAAAAATTCTCTCTCACAATGGAAGCCGACAGCGCACAAAGTGAAGAGAAAGAATTTGAAAACGTAGCAGCAGCACGAAGCGACCAAAAAGACAAAGAAGGACACTATTCGGCAGCCCTAGAAAACTCAAAACAAGCCATTTCGAAAACGATAGCCGTTAAGAAAGGCGATAAAATAAAAGCAAGTGTTTTTGCGACACACGACCCAGCCATTGCCAATACTGACCCAACAAAAGCGATTGCAGAGGCTAAAAAAGATGTTTTGATGTCTTTAGGAAGTGCAGCAGCAGGAACTATTATTACCCATCCGACACAGCAAGAAATAGATATTCCATTAAATCCAGAAATAAGTCCAGCCCGAACGGAAATTATAAAAGCTCCAAAAGTAAGGTTTAATCTATTGGATTTTGTGCCAGTAGTTCGTAATTTACGTAAGCTAAATCGTGCTAAAAAAGCAAAAGGCTTAGAGCAAGATACGTATTTTGTACCGAAAGGCGAGTTAGTTTTGGAGTTAAGAGATTCTACCGATAGTCTTATCTTTGAGAAACGAGAAAAACTGACTATTTCTTCTGCTGTTTCGTGGGAAAAGCTAGTTTCAGACCTAGAAATCAAAGAAGACGGAAATCTATCTGTTTATATTGATAATGCTAGTTCTGATAAAGTTTATTTTGATGAGTTTATCATTGAGAGAACAGAAGGAGTACAAGCCGTAGTAGTTCAAGAAAACCACTATTATCCTTTTGGTATGAATATGAAAGGGATTGAGGAATTGGATTTGCAGAGTTTAGGTAATACAGATGAGCATCGTTTTCAGTACAATGGAAAGGAAAAAGAGGAAAGTTTTGGGTTGTATTGGAGTAGTTACGGAGCTAGAGAATATGATATGCAACTTGGACGTTTTCATACCTTAGACCCTAAAGCAGAGATTTATCATGATTGGAGTTCTTATTTGTATGCAGCGAACAATCCTATTGTGCTTACAGACAAGAATGGAGAAGGTCCAGAAGGAGAAAATGATGGAAAGAAGGCTGTAATTGCTGTAAATGAAGATGGAGTTTCAATACATCTTGAAAATTTACCACAAGCAGTTGACTCATTTTTAACAGAAGTAGATAATGCTTTCTCTGGAATAATCAACTATCTTGAAGCAAATAAGACAGGAGATTTTGAAGTAGGAAGTGGTTCTACAAAATCAAGTGGTATTGCAACAGTAGGAGAAAACGGCTCAAATGATGTCAAAGAAACTGATAAATCTGCTACTGATCCTAAGGTCATAAAAGAAAAAAACTTGAATGCTGCAAAACTAGCTACGAACTTAAATGAGGCAGGAAGTAAATCTGGAGTATTGAATAGTGCTAAAATGGCAAGTGGAGCTGCTGATATTTGGGGAGCAGGTCTAAATCTTACTGGTTATGAAGAACCTAAAGAAGAAGTTAAAATTGATACTCCTTTGGCAAATAATTATCCAAAATATGATAAGGATAAACTTTTGAAAACTGATGCTCTTGGAGCAGGTCCTTTAAGACCTGTGCAAGGGAATGACACTTTGAGGCAACAAAACTTTACTTATCCAAATGGAGAAACACTACCCGATACGGTTCAAATCGAAATAGAATAA
- the bcp gene encoding thioredoxin-dependent thiol peroxidase — translation MELKKGDKAPEFMAHDQNGHEIKLSQLKGKKVILYFYPKDNTPGCTAQACNLRDNYSDLKKKGYEVLGVSKDGVASHKKFAEKYDLPFPLLVDEDHSINEAYGVWKEKNMFGKKYMGTQRTTFVIDEEGNIEEVIKKVKTKEHAEQIVK, via the coding sequence ATGGAACTCAAAAAAGGCGATAAAGCACCTGAATTTATGGCACATGACCAAAATGGACACGAAATAAAGCTCTCCCAACTCAAAGGTAAAAAGGTAATTCTTTATTTTTATCCTAAAGACAACACTCCTGGGTGTACGGCACAGGCTTGTAATTTGAGAGATAATTATTCAGACCTAAAGAAAAAAGGCTATGAGGTTTTGGGAGTGAGTAAAGATGGTGTTGCTTCACACAAAAAATTTGCTGAGAAATATGATTTACCTTTTCCTCTTTTAGTAGATGAAGACCATTCTATCAACGAAGCATATGGTGTTTGGAAAGAAAAAAATATGTTTGGAAAAAAATATATGGGAACACAACGCACTACTTTTGTAATTGATGAAGAGGGAAATATTGAAGAAGTTATCAAAAAGGTAAAAACAAAAGAACACGCAGAGCAAATAGTGAAATAA
- a CDS encoding lipocalin-like domain-containing protein, with the protein MKFKFLLALSTLLLFLIIGFSSCKPSQISIKKEKQPTLIGSWEMVEVHWQTKDTVYSIPKSQYGLFIFEENRYSIMWTPIDKARIPFVNLSKPTDEEKMAGFGSVVFNGGTYTMTDSTVTTTALIAKVPGFEGGKQFYKYTIEDDLLRLVFFDETYPNGQKPEWFGKYVTEFVMKRAK; encoded by the coding sequence ATGAAATTCAAATTTTTACTTGCTCTTTCTACCTTATTATTATTTCTCATCATTGGATTCTCGTCTTGCAAACCTTCACAAATATCTATCAAAAAAGAAAAACAACCTACTTTAATTGGTTCTTGGGAAATGGTAGAAGTACACTGGCAAACAAAAGATACTGTATATTCTATTCCAAAATCACAATATGGGTTATTTATTTTTGAGGAAAATCGTTATTCCATTATGTGGACTCCAATAGATAAGGCAAGAATACCATTTGTAAATCTTTCAAAGCCTACTGATGAAGAAAAAATGGCTGGTTTTGGCTCTGTTGTTTTTAACGGAGGAACTTATACAATGACAGATTCGACAGTTACAACAACAGCACTTATAGCAAAAGTACCTGGGTTTGAGGGAGGAAAACAGTTTTATAAATACACTATTGAAGACGATTTGTTGCGCTTGGTTTTCTTTGATGAAACCTATCCAAACGGGCAAAAACCTGAATGGTTTGGGAAATATGTAACTGAGTTTGTGATGAAAAGAGCAAAATAA
- a CDS encoding amidohydrolase, with the protein MKHSFLLLLSCLFLFSCQNESKKSTTTTKQEADLIIYNAKIYTVDENIPTAQSFALKDGKFLEIGTDKEIQDKFESAEKVDAKGKTILPGLIDAHCHFYNLGMKLQQVDLVGTTSYQEVLDRIVAFQKEKNVPFIVGRGWDQNDWEEKEFPTNKELTELFPDTPIAITRIDGHAMIANQKALELAKITTSTKAEGGEIIQKNGKLTGVLVDNPMALVREVIPQPTRESQIEALLEAQKINFSYGLTTLDDAGLSPDIISLIDSLQKTDRLQMRLYVMVSNRPEYVEEYLKKGTYKTEKLNVSSFKVYADGALGSRGAALKEPYSDKENHHGAMLIGYEDLTILAQKLADSDFQMNTHAIGDSANAVIIRKYYDVLKGQKDRRWRIEHAQVVAPEEFEMLDDNLMISVQPTHATSDMYWAEDRLGEERIKGAYAYKQLLEKTGKIALGTDYPVEQVNPFHTFYAAVARKDLKNYPDGGFQKQNALTREETLKGMTIWAAYSNFEENEKGSITAGKYADFVILEQDIMTVEEDAIPNTKVISTYLGGLKVYGE; encoded by the coding sequence ATGAAGCACTCATTTTTGTTATTACTCTCTTGTTTATTTTTATTTTCTTGTCAAAACGAGTCTAAAAAATCTACTACCACAACAAAGCAAGAAGCAGATTTGATTATCTATAATGCTAAAATCTATACTGTGGATGAAAATATACCAACGGCTCAATCTTTTGCTCTCAAAGATGGGAAATTTCTTGAAATTGGAACAGATAAAGAAATTCAAGATAAATTTGAATCAGCAGAAAAAGTAGATGCTAAAGGCAAAACTATTTTACCTGGACTTATTGATGCACATTGTCATTTTTATAATTTAGGAATGAAGCTACAACAAGTCGATTTAGTAGGAACGACAAGCTATCAAGAAGTTTTGGATAGAATAGTTGCTTTCCAAAAAGAAAAAAATGTTCCTTTTATTGTTGGTAGAGGTTGGGATCAAAATGACTGGGAAGAAAAAGAATTTCCTACCAATAAAGAACTCACTGAGCTTTTTCCTGATACGCCTATTGCCATTACACGTATAGACGGACATGCTATGATTGCCAACCAAAAAGCACTTGAACTAGCAAAAATCACTACTTCGACAAAAGCAGAAGGAGGAGAAATTATTCAAAAAAATGGCAAACTAACTGGTGTTTTGGTAGATAACCCGATGGCACTTGTCAGAGAAGTAATTCCACAACCTACTCGTGAATCACAAATAGAAGCACTTTTAGAGGCACAAAAAATCAATTTTAGTTATGGATTGACTACCCTAGATGACGCTGGGCTTTCTCCAGATATTATTTCGCTTATCGATAGTCTTCAAAAAACTGACAGGCTTCAAATGAGATTATATGTAATGGTAAGTAACCGTCCAGAATATGTAGAAGAATATCTCAAAAAAGGAACATACAAAACCGAAAAACTCAATGTTTCTTCCTTTAAAGTGTATGCAGATGGTGCTTTGGGTTCAAGAGGTGCAGCTTTGAAAGAGCCGTATTCTGATAAAGAAAATCATCATGGCGCAATGCTTATTGGATATGAAGATTTGACGATATTGGCTCAAAAACTGGCTGATTCTGATTTTCAAATGAATACTCATGCTATCGGAGACTCTGCCAATGCTGTCATTATTCGTAAATATTATGATGTTTTGAAAGGACAGAAAGACCGTAGATGGAGAATAGAACACGCACAAGTAGTCGCTCCAGAAGAGTTTGAAATGTTAGATGATAATCTGATGATAAGTGTGCAGCCCACTCACGCCACCAGTGATATGTATTGGGCAGAAGACCGTTTGGGAGAAGAGCGTATAAAAGGAGCGTATGCTTACAAACAACTTCTTGAAAAAACAGGTAAGATAGCTTTAGGAACTGATTATCCTGTCGAACAAGTAAATCCTTTTCATACTTTTTATGCAGCCGTAGCACGTAAAGACTTAAAAAATTATCCTGATGGAGGTTTTCAAAAACAAAATGCACTTACAAGAGAAGAAACACTAAAAGGAATGACTATTTGGGCTGCATACAGTAATTTTGAAGAAAACGAAAAAGGAAGTATCACAGCAGGAAAATACGCTGATTTTGTCATCTTAGAGCAAGATATTATGACTGTTGAAGAAGATGCAATTCCGAATACAAAAGTAATTTCTACTTATTTGGGTGGCTTGAAAGTTTATGGCGAGTAA
- a CDS encoding MBL fold metallo-hydrolase, translating to MISIQQFTFNQFQENTFVLFDETKEAIIIDPGCYSPQEKEVLKAFIEQNDLKVVRLINTHCHIDHVLGNKFVKDTYNVKLEAHRIEAEQLNQVPLYAPSYGFGGYDATTVDVFIDEKTDITFGNSTLKTLFVPGHSPGHLAFYSAEQKFCINGDVLFLQSIGRTDLPGGSMEVLRDSIQNVMYKLPDDTKIYCGHGNPTMIGFEKKNNQFIREI from the coding sequence ATGATTTCTATACAACAATTTACATTTAACCAGTTTCAAGAAAATACCTTTGTTCTTTTTGACGAGACTAAAGAAGCTATTATTATTGACCCTGGTTGTTATTCGCCACAAGAAAAAGAAGTTTTGAAGGCGTTTATTGAGCAAAATGATTTAAAAGTAGTTCGTCTAATCAATACGCATTGTCATATCGATCACGTTTTGGGAAACAAATTTGTAAAAGATACCTATAATGTAAAATTAGAAGCTCATAGAATTGAAGCAGAACAGCTAAATCAAGTTCCTTTGTATGCTCCTTCGTATGGTTTTGGTGGCTATGACGCAACTACGGTAGATGTTTTTATAGACGAAAAGACAGATATTACTTTTGGTAATTCTACACTCAAAACACTCTTCGTACCAGGGCATTCTCCAGGGCATTTGGCTTTTTATTCGGCAGAACAAAAGTTTTGTATCAACGGAGATGTTCTTTTTCTTCAAAGTATTGGAAGAACGGATTTACCTGGGGGAAGTATGGAAGTTTTGAGAGATTCTATTCAGAATGTAATGTACAAACTGCCTGATGATACAAAAATTTATTGTGGACACGGAAATCCTACTATGATTGGTTTTGAGAAGAAAAATAATCAATTTATTAGAGAAATATAA